One segment of Sesamum indicum cultivar Zhongzhi No. 13 linkage group LG4, S_indicum_v1.0, whole genome shotgun sequence DNA contains the following:
- the LOC105160434 gene encoding glutaminyl-peptide cyclotransferase — translation MAIKSLRKKSNKRSSESNPYNPPSNSMAPPTTSFLSNHRMVPLLISALLFVCFLIVVSISSNMRSALGSDPNVDRIYGAEVVNRFPHDPNAFTQGLLYGGNDTLFESTGLYGHSSVRRVALQTGEIEAIHRMQNSYFGEGLTLFGDRLFQVTWLTKTGFMYDRNNFSKIRRFTNHMQDGWGLATDGKVLFGSDGTSTLYQIDPQTLKVIEKHTVKYKGDEVNNLNELEYVNGEVWANVWQTNCIARLSSQDGVVLGWVYLPNLREELATAGNMGIDVLNGIAWDKEQNRIFVTGKLWPKLYEIKLHPVEKPFHDDIKRLCMPPPVHFERP, via the exons ATGGCTATCAAATCGCTGAGGAAGAAATCTAACAAGCGTTCGTCAGAATCAAACCCCTATAATCCGCCCAGCAATTCCATGGCGCCTCCTACGACTTCGTTTCTTTCGAATCACCGGATGGTCCCTTTACTGATTTCGGCTCTTCTGTTCGTGTGTTTTCTGATTGTTGTAAGCATTTCGTCCAATATGCGCAGCGCGCTTGGTTCGGACCCAAACGTGGATCGAATTTATGGTGCTGAAGTTGTGAATAGGTTCCCCCATGATCCGAATGCCTTCACTCAG GGGCTTTTGTATGGAGGAAATGATACCCTTTTTGAATCAACTGGACTTTACGGACAT TCATCTGTTCGCAGAGTTGCTCTTCAGACAGGGGAG ATTGAGGCTATTCACAGAATGCAGAACTCTTACTTTGGGGAGGGGCTAACTCTTTTTGGTGACAG GTTGTTTCAAGTTACTTGGCTGACGAAAACTGGTTTCATGTATGACCGAAATAACTTCAGCAAA ATTCGGAGGTTTACTAATCACATGCAAGATGGATGGGGGTTGGCAACTGATGGAAAAGTTCTATTTGGAAGTGACGGAACGTCAACCTTGTATCAGATTGACCCTCAAACATTGAAAG TTATTGAAAAGCATACAGTGAAGTACAAAGGAGATGAAGTAAACAACCTAAATGAACTGGAGTATGTGAATGGTGAAGTATGGGCAAATGTTTGGCAG ACTAATTGCATTGCAAGATTATCGTCTCAAGATGGTGTTGTATTGGGATGGGTATACCTTCCAAATTTGAG GGAAGAATTGGCAACGGCTGGAAACATG gGAATCGATGTTTTGAATGGCATAGCATGGGATAAGGAACAGAACCGTATATTTG TGACTGGAAAGTTATGGCCAAAGCTATATGAGATCAAGTTGCACCCAGTGGAAAAACCATTCCATGATGATATCAAGAGACTCTGCATGCCGCCTCCAGTCCATTTTGAAAGACCATAG